Sequence from the Candidatus Saccharibacteria bacterium oral taxon 488 genome:
CTACAATCTCAATACCATACCCCCTCCACCACTCGACATATTCGTTAATTTGCTCGGGAGTCGCCTTGGTCGGATCATCCCAGCGCTTCGTCGGCGCGATCTCGACACAGCGTACACCAAGCTCCCGCAGCTTTGCGGCGACCTCCGCCTCTTCTTCATTTGTCCATGCGATGTTCGATATAGCTAGTTTCATATGGTAATTATACCACTATTTATCCTATAGATTACGCTGCGAGACCACACCGCTCCTTGATGTATTGAATCTCCTTCTCGATTACATCCGGATTCAGAGGACCCCTCATCTCAAGCGACAACCAGCCCTGATAGCTAACACTCCTGAGGGCGTCCACATATTTTCCTTGAGGAATATCCAGCGCAGATGAAAGTCGCGCCAAGTCTGGAGCGCTGGCATCAATACCGCGTACACTGTCTCTATGGTCACGAATCAGCGAAGCTAAATCCCCCGGCGTGTCCCCAGCACCAAACATCGCCGCTGTATCAGGATGAATTCCAAACCCCGGATGGTCGATGCGATCAGCCAGTTTCCTGGCTTGGTTTAGGTTTTCCACGAACTTGTTGCCATAGCCTGATAGCGGCTCGAATGCTATCTGCGTATTGTTATCATGGGCCGCAATAGCAACTCTACCAAACAGTTTAGCCGCTCTCTCCATAGCCTGCTCGCCACTAAGCTCTCCTGGGTTACGCAATCCCGGTGAACCAAATGACATCGAGTCTGCACCGAGTGACCCGGCAAGGTCGGTTAGTCTCTTTAGGTGTTCTGCCAGATTTTTACCCTCTTCTTCAGTACCGAAAATCTTCGCATTCTCTCCAACCCCGTATGTCAAAGATTGCAGCCCAACACACGCTAGACCGAAGCCCCCAAGCTTTTTGCGATATTCTCCAGCTTTCCGCTTCAAAGTTTCGAGTCGATCCCCAGAGAGATTGGCAATTTCTGATACACTTGGCCAAATTATCGTTGGCGCAACCACAAGCCCTTCAACACCACACTGCGACACGCGGTCTAGCGCTGCTGCTTGTTGACCTTCACCTTCACCAAAAGCAATATTCGAGATAGCAAGCTTCATTGACTTCTTCGAATTCATACCCGCATTATACCATGATTACTTATTTTTTGCAACAAACTCCTTGATGCCGGCCAGCTCTTGCTCCTTTGTGTATAGATAATTACCTTCACCACCATACACTTCAGCGTATTTACTGTGCATATCCCAATAGGCTGGCGTCACGCCCTCTGGTGTGTTGGTAAATTCCATACCAAAGGCGACCCTGGCGACTTCCCGCGTGCTGACTGGTGGCGTCGCAAAATTAACCAGCGGCAGATTATTCTCGAGAGCAATAGTGATATCACGCCAGATATTAGCGAGATTATAGTACTGATACATACCATCAGCATGAATTTTCTCAACCATGTTATTGTTCATCAGATCATAAATAACATTCTTCTTCAGCCCATCGCCAAATAGCCCCGGCAGGCGAACAATTGTTGTGTCAAAGTTCTCACGACAGAATTGCTCAAGATAATACCTATTAACTCCGTATGGCAAAAGCCCTTCGGTTTCAATGGGTGTATCTTCGTTAGCACCATTTGGGTTTTTATAAACACCGACTGTTGAAATCAGGACGAGCTTCTTAATCTTTGCCTTTTTGATGTGTGAGATAAACCCTTCAATCTCCGCACGGTCAACCTCTGGCTCCTGATTGATCCGCCACATCTCAGCACGGTTTGCAGCGCTCACCACCAGGTCGTACTCTTGACCTTCAATGTCAGCTATATTTTTGCTGTTATAATAATCGTCAAACTCGTGTTGACTCTTTATATTCCCACCGACAAAGCCAGTGTACCCAATTAATGCAGTTTTCATAGTATATTCCTCCTGGCTACAATTATGTCAGATTTTATATAAAACTCAACGATAGCCAGTATGGACATGCGACAATATCAATTATAGAATGGTTTAGGTACTATGAAGAAACCTAAAATTTTAGGCCAGATAACTCTTAAACAAGCGCTGCTTTTTACCGCAGTATTTGTAAGTATTGCCCACTTGTTGGTTTTCGTAGGCTACGCTGTGTTCGCAGCTCTCGGGAATGGCCTGGCGATGGATTCCTATGCGGCCAATGGGACGTTCCAGCTATACAACCCCCTCCGTCGATTACTTGATGGTGAAGTTTTAGCACGAGACTTTCCATTCTTTCACGGGGTAGGAGTTCCCCTGCTTCATTTCCCCTTGTTTTACATCATGGGGCACAACTTATTTGCTGTAGAGGTTGCAAAGTTACTAGTATCACCACTCATATTCCTCATCTCGTCTTTCTTGCTATTTTGGGCTTACTTCAAAAATGTAAAGAAAGCGGTCTTTACAACAAGTATATTTACCGTCATTTCACTGCTGTGCATCGATGCGATTTGGGCGGGTAATTCCCTTCTAGGTCTCAGGACAGCCTTTCCATTCATTGCAGCAGCATTTATGTTATGGCACCCAGACTGGCATGTTAATATCGGTAAACATAAAACGAAAGTCAAC
This genomic interval carries:
- a CDS encoding TIM barrel protein, giving the protein MNSKKSMKLAISNIAFGEGEGQQAAALDRVSQCGVEGLVVAPTIIWPSVSEIANLSGDRLETLKRKAGEYRKKLGGFGLACVGLQSLTYGVGENAKIFGTEEEGKNLAEHLKRLTDLAGSLGADSMSFGSPGLRNPGELSGEQAMERAAKLFGRVAIAAHDNNTQIAFEPLSGYGNKFVENLNQARKLADRIDHPGFGIHPDTAAMFGAGDTPGDLASLIRDHRDSVRGIDASAPDLARLSSALDIPQGKYVDALRSVSYQGWLSLEMRGPLNPDVIEKEIQYIKERCGLAA
- a CDS encoding NAD-dependent epimerase/dehydratase family protein, which translates into the protein MKTALIGYTGFVGGNIKSQHEFDDYYNSKNIADIEGQEYDLVVSAANRAEMWRINQEPEVDRAEIEGFISHIKKAKIKKLVLISTVGVYKNPNGANEDTPIETEGLLPYGVNRYYLEQFCRENFDTTIVRLPGLFGDGLKKNVIYDLMNNNMVEKIHADGMYQYYNLANIWRDITIALENNLPLVNFATPPVSTREVARVAFGMEFTNTPEGVTPAYWDMHSKYAEVYGGEGNYLYTKEQELAGIKEFVAKNK